One region of Maylandia zebra isolate NMK-2024a linkage group LG10, Mzebra_GT3a, whole genome shotgun sequence genomic DNA includes:
- the rom1a gene encoding rod outer segment membrane protein 1a, with protein sequence MVVMKMKFPFQKRVKLAQGLWILSWCATVAGATTFTLGCILKTELRRRAEVMDNQDIHIVPNTLMIVGLASLGINYFASKICQDALDAGRFPRWKNFLKPYFAVSCFFTVLMLLAVIMSYAMKGSLESSLKAGLRNGIRFYKDTDTPGRCFQKQNIDRLQMEFQCCGNNDFRDWFEVQWISNRYLDFSSKEVKDRIKSNVDGRYLVDGVPFSCCNPSSPRPCMQYQLTNNSAHYNYDYQTEELNIYLRGCREALVNYYMGLMNTIGAGVLSIFLLQGSVLVSLRLLQTAMEAVAGKENTEIETEGYLLEKGVKETIMEYLDPVLKFLLLKNQVEEGSAAATTTPT encoded by the exons ATGGTGGTGATGAAGATGAAGTTCCCCTTTCAGAAAAGGGTGAAGCTAGCCCAGGGACTGTGGATCCTGTCATGGTGTGCCACGGTTGCTGGGGCCACGACCTTCACCCTGGGGTGCATCCTCAAGACGGAGCTCCGCAGGAGGGCAGAG GTAATGGATAACCAAGACATTCATATTGTGCCGAACACCCTCATGATTGTTGGTCTCGCCTCCTTGGGCATCAACTACTTTGCATCAAAGATCTGTCAGGATGCCCTGGACGCTGGGCGATTCCCTCGCTGGAAGAACTTCTTGAAGCCCTACTTTGCCGTCTCTTGCTTCTTCACCGTGCTCATGCTGCTAGCTGTCATCATGAGCTACGCAATGAAGGGCAGTCTGGAGTCTTCTCTAAAGGCTGGCCTGAGGAATGGCATCCGCTTCTACAAGGATACAGACACACCAGGCCGCTGCTTCCAGAAGCAGAACATCGATCGTCTGCAGATGGAGTTTCAGTGTTGTGGGAACAATGACTTCAGGGATTGGTTCGAGGTCCAGTGGATCAGCAACCGCTACCTTGATTTCAGCTCTAAGGAAGTGAAAGA CCGCATCAAGAGCAACGTGGATGGCCGTTACTTGGTAGACGGAGTCCCATTCAGTTGCTGTAACCCCAGTTCTCCACGGCCGTGCATGCAGTATCAGCTTACCAACAATTCAGCTCACTATAACTATGATTACCAAACCGAAGAGCTCAACATCTACCTCCGGGGGTGCAGAGAGGCTCTGGTCAACTACTACATGGGCCTGATGAACACAATTGGGGCTGGAGTTCTGTCAATCTTCCTCTTACAG GGCTCTGTGCTGGTGAGTTTGCGCCTCCTGCAGACCGCCATGGAGGCAGTGGCAGGAAAGGAAAACACTGAAATCGAGACAGAAGGGTACTTGCTAGAGAAGGGAGTGAAAGAAACCATCATGGAGTATCTCGACCCTGTGCTGAAGTTCCTCCTGCTCAAAAACCAGGTCGAAGAAGGGAGTGCTGCAGCCACAACAACTCCCACCTAA